In the Populus trichocarpa isolate Nisqually-1 chromosome 1, P.trichocarpa_v4.1, whole genome shotgun sequence genome, GTGGAGGATTGTCTGTGTTCCAATGGCAATGGGAGAACTCTTAGGTGGAAAAAGCCAGCTTCAAGATTGAATTAgttgatgaatttatttgagGAGGTGCTTCAAATATAACTGGAAAACTAATGGTTTTAGTGACTGGAGCTCCCGCTGCTGATACTGTCTGAACCTTGGAAGTTTTTAGTATGGTTTTCTACAATAAAAATTCCAATTAGAGAaattatgttagaaaataatgtAAACCTTACCCTGGGACCTCACCCAAAAACTTAAATGGGTCTATTATAGTTTGGAGGTGATATTTAAGCCAAAGTCTATTGAAGACTAATCGTGGCTTTTGTTGCTTAAGATGTCTTCCTGTTGTTGTAACTATGATCTTCACTGAATTCAGGATACACGGAGAAGGTTTTTGCAGTAATTGGTGTTAAGGTCTATGCTGCAGGGATATATGTAAATCCGTCCATCCTAAGTACGGTGAGCACTTGGAAAGGACAATCAGCTAGTGAGATTCAAGAGAACTCAGCTTTGTTTAGTTCGATTTTCCAGGGTAACTGATCTCATCAGATACGTACTACTCTGAAGAGGAAGAGCATATGAATTTCGCTAATATAACTGACCTTATTCCTTGATTGCAGCTCCTTTGGAAAAATCATTACAGATTGTTGATGGTAAAACTTTCTGGGATGCCTTGGATGAAGCCATATCCCCAAGAATCAAAGAAGCCACTTCAGGTGACAAGTCTGTTCTGTCCACATTTCGAAGCATCTTCCAAGGTCGACCTCATAAAAAAGGAACTTCAATATTTTTGACTTGGCTGGACCCCTCCAAAATGCTAGTAAGTGTGAATTTGTACATGCATACATGAGCACTTTTGTAATTCTTCTTTGTTTCTCGGTGACAGgattttactttcatttttcttctgtttCAGTTTTTTCATCTCTCCGTATGAATTCAGACTGTATTGTGATTGGCAGGTTTGCGTCTCATCTGATGGAACTCCATCTAGTCTAGATGCTACAATTGCGTCGGAAAATGTTTCTTCTGCACTTTTTGACGTATTTTCTTGGAGATGCTCCAGTTTCTCCTTCCTTGAAAACCTCAGTAGCTAATGGCCTAGAAACAATCCTCAAGTGAATAAGGTGACTTGATTTCCTGAAGTTTATGTCACTtcaattttttgcattttagtttcttcaattttgtattttctcattgTTGTATGTTAACTTCTTGATTACTCGAGGCTTTGGTAAATCCTGCTAATCTCTTTTGTAATTGTAACTTAAGACTGTTGGGAACCTGATGTCTCTGCATTGTTTGTAACATCAAAGACTccgaaagaaaaaaagcttAGCAGATTTGAATTATCTATATAGGGCCTCCTTCCTTGTAGTTCTTACTTGAACCATAGTAAAATGTAGTCCTACGAATCCAATGCAGGGGTTGGTATTTTTCTAACAAACATTATTATCCTTTTAGCATCTAATTATTCCCATGGAGATTTTCTTCTAGGTTTTTGGCTCATATTAGGCTGGGTACTCGTAATGCCCGGAAACAACTTAAAGCAAGTCAAGTTGTCTGTTAATGAACATCTATTAATTGGCCATAAAGTACACATCAAATTTGCCAGATAAAGGATTAGTCaatgaataaatattaatactCTTCCACAACCCTCTCTGATTTAGCTTGCTCAAGCATCTTGACAACATCAGCCATGGTAGGTCTCTTGGAGGGCTCTGGTTCAAGGCACCTGAATGCAATTCTGAATACTTTGTTAATCTCATCAGCAGGACTGCACTTTAAGCTACTGTCAAGGACATACTCTTCTCTTTTATGTTCGACAACTGCCTTCACCTGTTCCAAGTTTCAACATACACAACCAGGTAGTATATCAATATATGTAATATCAGGTATTTTCAGACCAAGACAAGAGGAAACCAGTAGTCGAGGCACCCTTTTCCCAGTTAAATAGCCTGTTCTAAATGTACATAAAACTTGACAGGCATGTCTGGTTGTACCatgaaacttgatttattttacagTACAGGATTTGATGCAGTTGAGATGAGTTTTCTGTATTCAATATGGCTTCCATGGACCATTCTCTTGCACGTGTtagttaatatttaaatttgtttgagaTGGCAATTTTTGAATGATTAATTATCATGGAAACCAAAAGGGCATTCCCTGCAGAAGCACTTTGGGAATTCATATAATCTCCTCTCCTCACCCACAAGAGAGTCTAGATTAAATTCATTAGACTCACCCATGTTACAAGCTTGGTTCCTTCCTTGAAAAACTCTTCATCTGTTGGTTTCCTTCCAGTTAGAAGTTCGAGCAGGACAACTCCGAAGCTGTATACATCCCCTTTCACGGTCGCCTTCCCTGTATCAAAGTACTCTGCAGAAGCACATATTTGAATATGTTAATTGTTAAATCAAAATAAGGGAAGAGACTGAATTTACAGTTATCTGGTGCTTTGGTATACCAGGAGCTAGGTATCCAAAAGTTCCTGCTACTAACGTGGAAACATGAGTCTTGTCAGGTTCCATCAATGTGGCCAATCCGAAATCAGAAACTTGAGCTTCCATGTTTTGATCCAGCAATATATTACTTGACTTGATATCTCGGTGAATTATGTGGGGGATGCAATCATGATGCAGGTATGATATTCCTCTTGCTGCACCCAGTGCTATCTTATATCTGGAAGGCCAATCCAAAAGCTTAGTCTCTACTGATCTTCCTGCATCATCATCCACTTCAATATTGAATACCTTTGAAATCGAGCATACTTCAGATAAAACTCTAGCCTATAAGGAAATTACAGAACTGGCTATGAACATTGAACAAGGCATTCAATTAGAGAATATCATATTTTCAGTGCTGACAAACATTTAGGAAGAAAATGATTAGCGGTGTTACTTGAAGCTATATTATGTGCATACCATGCAGGAACGTGTCCAAACTTCCATTAGGCATTAGCTCATATATGAGAAGATTATATTGAGGGGTAGTGCAATATCCATGAAGAGCGAGAATATTCCTATGCTTTATATCTCCCATGGCCTCCAGCTCTCTCTCGAATCCTCGATCTCTTTCCGCAGTACCCCTGTTTAGTCTTTTCACAGCCAATGCAGTAGACTCGTTTAGCATCAACTTGTACACCGTCCCATACCCTCCGGATCCAATTATGTCCTTGTAGCTCAATTTCAGTGTCTTCTTGAAGAGCTCATCGGATTTTAGAGATTGCATCATTGCAGACTTGAACATCACCATCTTCCCACCTGGAATTGTCATCATAACATTTTAATCTTTGTTTAATTGTCTTAATTTCCAAGCAATTAAATTTATGTAGTGGTCAGTGCACCTGAAAAGCCATCTTCTTCACAAATCAAGTGCTTTCTTTTCCATCGCTTGTAGAGAAGGACTGAAATAACTATCTTTGATACTATAAAAGCAATGCAGCATACTGTGATGTAGAACGCGATATACTGAGCCTTGGCCATTTGAGCCTGCCAAGGCAGCTAGGATAAATGTCAACCGAGCTTTGAGATGTAAATCTTCCACCATAAATGAGAAACCAGAATCAGTTCACTCAAAAGGCAGCCAGCTAACAGGTATAACAGTAAGAGATTCATCATCAGTGGAGTAACTACAACAAGAATCCATATCTAGAGAATGAAAGTAAGTAAACTATATAGGAAGCAAGAACAAGCTCTGGACGCTGTTATTTAAGCTCAACGCAAATCTTTATTACAGAACTCTCTTTTGCTTCACAAATAGCTTCAACCCACCAAAAACTACAAAACCACTTACAATCTAAACAAAGAAAGTCTAAAgagcaaacaaaacaaagtaaaatgaAGAATCAGATATAAACACCAACAGTAACTTGGGAGTAAAGAGAAGGTAAGGTAGGGGCTATGCACTAACTGACCTTAGAAGCAGAGATGATTCTGTTCGTCATGGGATTTCCATTAGGATTCTGAAGGAAGATAAGAAAGAAACGATGGTGAAAGGGACAGGGAGGGAGGGAATGAAGATTGTAGTGTGATTGGGATTGTTGAAACACATGAGAAGCATTATTACAAGGCTCTAACTTTGCCTTGACAGcttcttcttaatttctttctatttttcgtGTATACTTTTATTGACATTTTGTCATTTCCATTCACTCACAACTCATTCTTTGACTCGTGACTCTACTTTGTGGCTTGCCACATCATCCGTATCTATGTAATTTATGACACGTGCTTAACTTTGATCCTGTTcgtgtagagagagaaagatgtgATGTCGGTAAAGGCTGAAGAAGTTAGTTCCCCGTCTTGTTAGTGTTGTTTCACATGCGGAGGAAAGCTCAAGGGGGAGATCGCCGAAATATTAGCCAAAACCCTATTTTATGCTTTTTAATTGTCTTgtctgaataaaaaattaattcattaaaaaaacctcttaataaaacaacaatgaTGATTACACCCTTAAAACTCACTTaaatacttgaaaaattatagtttattccttgtatatttttcttataattttacaagttaatctttttttagttttgaaaattataagttAGTTCTTTTACTAAATCTTACTTTCAATTTAGGTTATcacttttaaatgttttttttttctataattgatgaggttgaaaaattaaattagaaatgaaggatgttttgtgaaaaaaaatcaattaaattaccggaagaaaacaaaataagaatcaagttgtaaatagataaattatttaataggTAATTCAGTAGtaagaatttgaaattaaaaagtttattttttttatagttttaaattcaAACCCTATAATTACTACTAAAAATTCACATGATAATAACTTCTTCGTATGTAGAAGAAAATCTTGAACCAGAGGAGCTATCACTTCTCATAAATCACAATCCCTCGACATTAACGTGTAAATAGttctaataaaaactaaatgcgtttttgtttttttcccgtAGAaacagtgtttttaaatttttttaatatttttaaatcgtttcaaaaataaattgaagaaatcgtGAAGGCAATATTAAGGTCATTGATTGCGGATGTTTTGGCAACCAGAAAGCTGACAAAAAAATGTGAACAAAAGGGAAGAATGACTCAGTACTTGCTTTTCTCACCATGTAATCTTTCCCACCTGTCTTGAAGCCTTTACCATTCAAGGtgggagagagggagggagttGGGAATTTTCAAAGTCAGCATTGGCAATCTTGTTGTGGATCAGTTCGAAAGCTGTGCGTTGAGCTGAGTTTATCATCGAAGCAATTATTGAGCTTTGAAGTGGTTGAGTTGCTCTGCTCTTCTCCACTTCCAGtttcttcttttactttttgtttaatgaattcattcttcgtctttttttttttttttttttttggttagatGAGAAGTTATAAATGGATCCAAAATCCTTTCTCATCTTGATTTCTTaccgtatttttttaaaatgaaattaaaggaTTAATCATTCTAATGTCTTCTTAAGAACTAGACAAGTTTCGTGTTGGTTCATACTTGAAATGGAACGAATTGAATTGACAAGGCCTCGTTTGACAAAAACCAAAAGTTGACTGGAGAATATCTTGTTAAAACGCCTAGGGCTGACATTACAGCATTTCCCCCTCTGCTTCATGCACATCAGACATGCATCTAAGAATCTAAGAGAGGAGCAGAAATATTAAATAAGAGGAAAAagatgcagcagcagcagcagcccgGAAGAGGATTAAGAATATACAGAGATGATGATTCCATATCACCAAAAAGCAAAATCGGAAGGATATTCCTCTAAGCCTCAATCAAGTTAATTGACGTTGTCTTACTATCCTGCATTTTCAATTAATGAATTATTAATCCATGAGAGGCAATATGATGCCCCCTCCACCGAGAGAACAAGCATTACTTGGTATCTccatcataaaacaaataaaaaataaatcaagaacaaaatatcTTGCCTTCCTAATCGAGAGAGCTCAGGCTCGGCGAACAGCATGTCTTCTAGTGATTTCCCATTCATCTCGCTTTCCTCACAactgcaaggacacaacaaaggCAACCGCATTCTCAAGTCAATAACAAACAGggcttctttctcttcttctatcCTCTCTCccccatcaaaaaaaaaaaacaaaaacacaaaagctAGACATATAGATGCAATGCACACATAAATATCTGGATAATTTAATaaccaaagggatgaatatattcaataatttatcGCCTAAGATAGGGGGGATAAAGGAAGAAAGACGTAAGAATGGAAGAACACACCTGTAGATATAATCAAGGGAAAGAAGCCTGTGGTGAACAGTGTAATCACTGCCAACGTAGGTCACAATTAAGCAACCTGCATCAGGATGGGGCCAGCTCCTTGAAGTAGGAAAGCGCAGTACAAATGTTCCAGGCTCTTGAAGACCCCGAGGACCCTGAAGTGACAGTTCTGCTTCTTCCTTTGTAATAAATCCTTCTATCCACTTTGGTGATGTAGAATTCCATATTGTGTTTATTGAATCGCTCGTTAATGTAAAAGCAACAGGGTACAACCAACGCCATATCTTCTCAAAATTTTCTTGAGCCATATATTCCCCACATCCAGAAATTCTCCTCAGGAGCTCAAAATCCTGAAACAATTATTAACTCCGAATAGTTACTATGTCTCCAAGTTGTGCACAAGTCACGCTTGAGCACCATTATAGCATGTTCAGCATAAAAAAAGCTTCTTCTGGAGTTCATTGATTCAACAATTAGTGAATCAACAGTAAGATAAATGCTCCCATTATTCTCCCCAAGTACTGTAGGGCAGGAGCTTGCCTGAATACCCTTAACTACACCTTGACTACAAGTTCGTATGAAAAGGGGCTCATTAAGTTTAAGAGTGCATGTTAGAGTAAATCTTTCAAATTGGATGTCTTAGATTCAAATTATAATGAGCCAGAAAATACACATGCCTCATGCATGAGGCCATATCATTGCACCCCTAACAATGATCCAAAACTAGTAATATTATTTCCAAGCCACCAGTATATGAACCTCAATTCGTAAGCAGAGCATTGTGTGTTCTCATAATGAGGACatgaagaaggaaaagaaaaggcaacctGTTCGGTAAGTGATCTGGTATTGGAGCAAGTAATCCTCATAAATCGCTCTTCAATCTCAAAAATCACATTCTCCCATTGAATATGGCGGTTGTTTTGTGAGATTGAATTCCAAAATTTGGTTCCTTCCTCTATCAACCTCTTTGATATCACTATCTGTCGCCTGAACAAGAAAGATGGTATTGTGAGTATTAAAACTAGACAATAGGCATCTCAAATGATTGAGAAATTCTACTTGTGTGGAGCGGCAACAGTTAGCAATGACCACTAGGTTAGTCAAATTATGAGCCATAGAGCTTTCAAAATGTCTATCTCCTATTctaacttttataaaagttaatgAAGAAGAGGACATGAAACTGGATCACTTCCTCAAGTTAATTTCACACAGGTAAGATCGGTCAACTTCATAGAGTTGTAGGCAACAATGCAATGCTCAGCCTTACTTCAATCCAGTGCAAAGGGCTACCATGGTTTTTTGTTGTAACTTGCAAATgatagaagaagagaaaaaaaacttggccCACACATGAGCAGGCAAAAGAAATCCAGTGAGTTTGACATGAAAATGTGAAGTGAATTGTTTGTAACTAAAATCAACCACGctgtcataaaaaaacattagcaaagGATCATCATGCTAGACACGTTTCAACAAACCTATTAAGAGATAATCACAAAATCAGTTCCTGTACTTTGTCAGATATCCATTCCTAGACCGCAGCTTTTTCAATTTGAGTTCCtataaatttaaacattgaTTAATTAGgacatttattttgaaaatacccTTGATATGGCAATGGTTTAAATACTCATGAGCAaagtaattttttgaaaatgtacTTGATTGATCATTTTTCAAGAGTACAAGAActcaacttataaaaaatatagcataGAACTCATAGAGATTTTGATATAGTACAGGCACCAAGATTATGATTACTTTAACCTACTAATAACTAATCAGGCATAGAATACTCAAACAAAACTGCGTCCAGAATGAACCAAACCCTTACATACCTGTGGTGTGAACATCCTGAGTACAATGAAACCTCATTTGCAAGTCTAAAAAGCTCTTCTTCAGAGGCAGAGGTTGCAACCTCCTTCAGCAGAAGAGCCCTGTCAGTCAAGCCTCCCAGGCAGTATTTAAAAATGATCACATCAGAAATTGAATAGCCGCCACTTGACATAATATTGAAATCCGATAACCTTTCTTCAATACTGTCTGATACAGATGGTGAATTGTCTGCTTCTTCAATATTCTCTGCTCCCCTGGCTAATTGTGTCCCTACTGCATTTGCAACCTAGATTAAAAAATGGTGATGCAGTTAGAATCATGCCAACATAATACAATAATGAAATTAGGGAGAATAAACTTCAACCTCCAACCAAACATTTCTTAATAAATGAGTCTCTCCAACatcacagttaaaaaaaaaaattgataaactaTACAATATCTCAAGGAAAGGGCCTgcaaggaaaatgttttccaagtagaaaaaatatcatccaCCACCCATGCTGCACATTTGGTATGGGATTTCTGTATCCAGAACAACATACAGCAAACAAAGTACCCAACTTCATGGTATTGAGTTGAGAGTTGGAGAATAAAAGTAAATATCATAGATTATATGCTTATTTCATCCACAGTTATTACATGTTTTCTGAAAATCACTTGTCCTTCTCTTACCTAAAGACATAATTTCAAGCACCAACTTTGGTCATGTCAACAGTGGGCCCCAAGAATATAAAACAGGCACCAAACAATCTTCGGTAAATCAtgtggaacaaaaaaaaaaaaaaagatagaaaaaacaagAGTAAAAAGCGAAAGATACCTTAAGCAAAAAACATAGTAGAAAAGTTTTAATGATATGGGAGCCAGATATTTGAACAATCAAATAAATGATACAGGGTGATCTCCACAAATATCCTATGGATGGATAGTTATGCTTACAGTAGTCATTCAACTATTCATACTAATACTACTACAATCACAAGGAAGGTGAGAATGATGATTGCAATGAGAAATACAAGAAAGAATGATGAttgtaatgaaaattaaaagaaaactcaTTTTATACCTGATTAGTTGTCCAAGTATCAGAGTAGCATGCCACATCTGGCTGCCCCGTTGCAGATGTCCTTTCTTGCCCCAGTTTGATCCGTTTTGATGATGGACTAGGTTTTATTTTGTGGATAGAGTTTTGCTGCAATTCCAAGGATCCATTACATAGTCCAAATGATTGATGTTTATTTAAAGGGTCAGCAGCAGAAGTTGGCCTTTTCCATGTCAGAGATGTCCGAGGATTACGACTTCGAGAGATGCAACGGATTGGATGGGAAAATGCCTCTAGGAAATGATACCCACTGAATTTTGGAATTTCTAATTTAATGCGGAAAAGCCTATTATCACACTTGGATGAAAGCTGAAATGGGAATGAAAGCAGAATCACTAGCAAATTCCATAAATATTGATAGCAAGAAGCCAAATTGCAAAGTAAACAAATATAATCTCCTGTGAATTAGCGAATCCAGAATCCCATTCCAGAACAATTTCCTTGCACCATAAGCAGAATACTGCTTTGTGGCACATGGGCAGGTACCAAACCAAAAGGCATACCGCTTTGGTGTTAAGACTTTTAATAGTCTTGCCTACCAGAGCAGGGGCATGAACCACAAGGAGACCCAAGACCAGCATTGTATGCATTTAAAATATACTTGTaacaatggaaaaaaagaacaagatgtgCCAAGAAGGTAAGATCAGCctaaataagatatatttttgctttttaataaaaaaaaaaataggtaactCACAGACTCATTCAAGTTGAGTACACCCAACATGGGAAACATCTACGTTATTATTCAGGAACAATAATGATGATTATCTCAGCTACATGTAAACGACTCTACTTTAATACAGTGTTCATCAAATTGTGAATATGCAACACAAACTTTTTGCAAATATGCAGCAGCATTTGAATTATCTACAGATTGATGTCTAGGATATAACATGACCAGATGGAAAATCATAATAATTGTATGCTTATTTATAATGCAAATTCACGGAATGATCAAGGTCAAGAAACAGCTGCCAACTGCATCAGACTGCAAGCTGCAAGTTAGCTGCAGATAAGGTTGGTCCCATTGCTGCAATCTCCATTAGAGGTATATATGGTAAGCAGAGTTATTTCAGATAACCACAGCAGTATGATAGTGTTCTTTAAACTTTCAGTCTTGTAGGAAAATAATGCGTATAGAATGCTAAAGACATTTTCTAGGAAAACTGAGAGGAAGAAAATAATAGTGGAAATGAACATAAGAATGTTCATCTTGTCCATGCATAGAAGAAGAGCACTTGTACACTGGATAAGTGACCAGAAACATTTTTCAAGTCTGACATTACTACCTGGGATATTTTGAGCTTCAAGGATGCATGCCCATGCAATAGTTTGCCTGGTCTATCATAAGAAGCAAATTCTATCCCATCACAGCTTGCCAAAAGGGGATCTTCATCATCAGATGTTTTCTCCACGGGAAGCCCACTGTCCGCATAAACCAGTGAAGCAACAATCTATTAAAGCAAGTAATGTGCAAATGTTAGTACAAGAAGAAAGGCcaaaaatacaagtaaaataTGGTAAAATGCACTACTGGAAACCTAGAGATACAGACCTCCAATTCCTTGTTTACAGCCTGGCATATTGCATTTAATAAAACCACATCCAAGGAAAAAATCCTTCGACATGAAGCCTGCAAACAGAAATATGAGAAGAAAATCTTAGAATGCTGCTATTTGATTCATAACTTCCACAATGTTAACATAACCTGTAGGAAAATTAATTGTCTGTTTGTCCACACTCCACAACCTCTAGAGGATTTCATTCGACCCAATTTATGAGTTTGAGAGAGATAGAGATAGGAAGATTCTTGGTGTTGTGTGGTGCTTTCAATTATTTGGTAAACTATGTTTGGAGAGAAAATTTCGAGATAAATAGAAATCAATTCTTATCTAATCAGTTAATTTGGTATAGAGTGGCTTTCTTGGCTTCCTCTGGTGCTCTACAACTGAAGCTTTCTGAGCGCTTTCTAACCTGATATATTGTGAGACTGGAAGTGTTTCTACTTGCAATAAAAGGCTAACATTAGTAGAACGCCTCACAGCAAAACAAAAGCAATAGAAATGAGAAATGAGAAGCAGAAAATGCCCACAAAATTTACATGGTTCACCACAGAGCATTGATTCAACCATAAAATTAGGAGGGGAATGGAAAATACAATGGAGGTTCTAAATTAACCACAATACGACCTGAAACACATTTGTATACAACCAAAAGTAATAAATCCTAATTTGAAGGTTTTCACCTAATTTGTTGGGCCAGATCACAAGTTGTATGACCAAACAAATTTCAAGACAAACCTCC is a window encoding:
- the LOC7491362 gene encoding receptor-like serine/threonine-protein kinase At1g78530 isoform X2 — translated: MAKAQYIAFYITVCCIAFIVSKIVISVLLYKRWKRKHLICEEDGFSGGKMVMFKSAMMQSLKSDELFKKTLKLSYKDIIGSGGYGTVYKLMLNESTALAVKRLNRGTAERDRGFERELEAMGDIKHRNILALHGYCTTPQYNLLIYELMPNGSLDTFLHGRSVETKLLDWPSRYKIALGAARGISYLHHDCIPHIIHRDIKSSNILLDQNMEAQVSDFGLATLMEPDKTHVSTLVAGTFGYLAPEYFDTGKATVKGDVYSFGVVLLELLTGRKPTDEEFFKEGTKLVTWVKAVVEHKREEYVLDSSLKCSPADEINKVFRIAFRCLEPEPSKRPTMADVVKMLEQAKSERVVEEY
- the LOC7491362 gene encoding receptor-like serine/threonine-protein kinase At1g78530 isoform X1; its protein translation is MTNRIISASKAQMAKAQYIAFYITVCCIAFIVSKIVISVLLYKRWKRKHLICEEDGFSGGKMVMFKSAMMQSLKSDELFKKTLKLSYKDIIGSGGYGTVYKLMLNESTALAVKRLNRGTAERDRGFERELEAMGDIKHRNILALHGYCTTPQYNLLIYELMPNGSLDTFLHGRSVETKLLDWPSRYKIALGAARGISYLHHDCIPHIIHRDIKSSNILLDQNMEAQVSDFGLATLMEPDKTHVSTLVAGTFGYLAPEYFDTGKATVKGDVYSFGVVLLELLTGRKPTDEEFFKEGTKLVTWVKAVVEHKREEYVLDSSLKCSPADEINKVFRIAFRCLEPEPSKRPTMADVVKMLEQAKSERVVEEY
- the LOC18095403 gene encoding fatty-acid-binding protein 3, chloroplastic, encoding MQVETVAAVGSAEYTEEPATKARFQTSLSLPGCSTSLSLLGTGYTEKVFAVIGVKVYAAGIYVNPSILSTVSTWKGQSASEIQENSALFSSIFQAPLEKSLQIVDGKTFWDALDEAISPRIKEATSGDKSVLSTFRSIFQGRPHKKGTSIFLTWLDPSKMLVSVNLYMHT
- the LOC7459132 gene encoding SH2 domain-containing protein A — translated: MGSDNNNVINRKDYMLLKDFRKEIEVENEKDFSISFWVYLINSSTAAFPATIIKQVYSDISSDAPFLVLNEKKIITLFPFLHAHKETTNFSNSTSMEIEFPLENWIHVGCEVVTDMLRFHINGKIVREQPQSFSLDKSSNSNGLRKITLAGAGGDDALQGYVHHVEVLPLSMSIKEHYVKDPPVRLSIDLSSTSEIDEDSDRIWNIVGGKASCRRIFSLDVVLLNAICQAVNKELEIVASLVYADSGLPVEKTSDDEDPLLASCDGIEFASYDRPGKLLHGHASLKLKISQLSSKCDNRLFRIKLEIPKFSGYHFLEAFSHPIRCISRSRNPRTSLTWKRPTSAADPLNKHQSFGLCNGSLELQQNSIHKIKPSPSSKRIKLGQERTSATGQPDVACYSDTWTTNQVANAVGTQLARGAENIEEADNSPSVSDSIEERLSDFNIMSSGGYSISDVIIFKYCLGGLTDRALLLKEVATSASEEELFRLANEVSLYSGCSHHRRQIVISKRLIEEGTKFWNSISQNNRHIQWENVIFEIEERFMRITCSNTRSLTEQDFELLRRISGCGEYMAQENFEKIWRWLYPVAFTLTSDSINTIWNSTSPKWIEGFITKEEAELSLQGPRGLQEPGTFVLRFPTSRSWPHPDAGCLIVTYVGSDYTVHHRLLSLDYIYSCEESEMNGKSLEDMLFAEPELSRLGRIVRQRQLT